The following are from one region of the Centroberyx gerrardi isolate f3 chromosome 16, fCenGer3.hap1.cur.20231027, whole genome shotgun sequence genome:
- the slc36a1 gene encoding proton-coupled amino acid transporter 1, with amino-acid sequence MASTNADIHGEGPMFSDLAHSPSEADVLCPSPIPPGPSRTQRHYERIGGRTGTSFFQTLIHLLKGNIGTGLLGLPLAVKNAGLVLGPISLLCMGIIAVHCMMLLVKCSHHLSAKVNKPSLTYGEAVQCGMENVPWLRRHSRWGKRTVNLFLIITQLGFCCAYFVFLSDNVKQVVEAANATTFNCHVNLTNQTQILVPSFDSRLYMLCFLPAFILLVFTPNLKYLAPFSLVANLVMTASLVLIYFYSFANITYPIDLPKVGRAKDYPLFFGMAIFAFEGIGVVLPLENKMQRPQSFTRVLYLGMGIVTFLYISLGTVGYICFGEHIGSSITLNLPNCWTYQAVKLLYSFGIFITFALQFYVPAEILIPPVVARVSERWERAVDLLLRSALVMFTCALAVLVPELDLVISLVGSFSSSFLALVFPPLLQIVTFHGEGLSPWVALKNVVISLVGLVGFVTGTYIAIEEIVARSGHKHDEAFSSYMVQ; translated from the exons ATGGCCTCCACCAACGCAGACATCCACGGCGAAG gtccCATGTTCTCGGACCTGGCCCACAGTCCATCAGAAGCGGATGTGCTGTGTCCCTCTCCCATCCCCCCCGGGCCGTCCAGGACCCAGCGGCACTACGAGAGGATCGGAGGACGGACAGGAACCTC ttTTTTCCAGACTCTCATCCACCTGTTGAAGGGGAATATTGGTACTGGGCTGCTCGGTCTGCCTCTGGCTGTCAAGAATGCAGGGCTTGTG ctTGGTCCGATCAGCCTGCTGTGTATGGGGATCATAGCAGTCCACTGTATGATGCTCCTGGTAAAATGTTCCCACCACCTCAGCGCAAA GGTGAACAAGCCGTCTCTGACCTACGGTGAGGCGGTGCAGTGCGGGATGGAAAACGTTCCGTGGCTCAGGAGACACTCGCGATGGGGAAA ACGGACGGTGAATTTGTTTCTTATCATCACCCAGCTGGGCTTCTGCTGTGCCTACTTTGTCTTCCTCAGTGACAATGTCAAGCAG GTGGTGGAAGCGGCCAACGCCACCACCTTCAACTGCCACGTCAACCTGACCAACCAGACGCAGATCCTGGTGCCCAGCTTCGACTCGCGCCTCTACATGCTCTGCTTCCTGCCCGCCTTCATCCTGCTGGTCTTCACCCCCAACCTGAAGTACCTGGCCCCCTTCTCCCTGGTGGCCAACCTGGTCATGACCGCCAGCCTGgtcctcatctacttctactcgTTCGCG AACATCACATACCCCATCGACCTGCCGAAAGTAGGGCGAGCCAAAGACTACCCTCTCTTCTTTGGGATGGCCATCTTCGCCTTCGAGGGGATCGGAGTG GTCCTTCCCCTGGAGAACAAGATGCAGCGGCCTCAGAGCTTCACCCGGGTTCTGTACCTGGGCATGGGCATCGTCACCTTCCTCTACATCAGCCTCGGCACCGTAGGCTACATCTGCTTTGGAGAGCACATAGGCAGCAGCATCACGCTCAACCTGCCCAACTGCTG gACGTACCAGGCTGTGAAGCTGCTGTACAGCTTTGGTATCTTCATAACCTTCGCCCTGCAGTTCTACGTCCCGGCTGAGATCCTCATCCCGCCAGTGGTGGCCCGTGTGTCGGAGAGGTGGGAGAGGGCCGTGGACCTGCTGCTCCGCTCCGCCCTGGTCATGTTCACCT GCGCCCTTGCCGTCCTGGTGCCGGAGCTGGACCTGGTCATCTCGCTGGTCGGCTCGTTCAGCAGCAGTTTCCTGGCGCTCGTCTTCCCGCCCCTCCTCCAGATCGTGACCTTCCACGGCGAGGGCCTGTCGCCGTGGGTGGCCCTGAAGAACGTCGTCATCAGCCTGGTGGGCTTGGTCGGCTTCGTGACGGGAACCTACATCGCCATCGAGGAGATCGTCGCCCGCAGCGGACACAAACACGACGAGGCCTTCTCTTCCTACATGGTCCAGTGA